Within the Heliangelus exortis chromosome 5, bHelExo1.hap1, whole genome shotgun sequence genome, the region aggaaaaagcttaTTTTCCAGCAGCACTTAAAGAACCTACTGTGTTGTGTGACAGACAACAGGAGGATGGTCTCTGCTCCAAAGGATTCACAGGGTAGCTTGGCAGAAGTACACTGAGTAGCAGATATGGTAAAAGACATGGTGTGAAACAAGTTAGTAGCAGTAAGAGGAAAATGAGTGCTTAGACTGCCTAGGTCTGACATCTCCATCAGCCAGGGTGTGTAGCATGCAAAAGCCCCACACCATGATGAGCTGCTGGGCCAGCCTTCCAGCACTCTTTGGTTGCTGGAGAAAGAAAtccacagcctgcagcagtGTTGGCTGTGATTTGTGGAAATGAAAGTTGGTGAAGACATGGAATTGGAATTTCCAGGCAGAATTTTCTGTTGTCTGGAATATTGTTAACAACAGACCAGAGAAACTGCTGCCAGGGTGGATAAACAATGGGTATTTAAAGAAAGGAGGTGAGGGGACCTGAGAGTGTGGGAGAGTGAGATGGAAGGGCTGGGATCTCCAAAGAGAAAGAGCATTCAGCCAGCAGCTCTCCACTACCTGTTCTGTAGCAGCTACAAGCTCTGTTAAGCTTGTCTGGGAAGCTGCAGCCAGGGTGTCTCTCTCTTTGGTCCCGGGGACAGATGCCAGGCCTGTCCCTGGGCCAGGCTGTGCAGCCAGACCAGCATCATCCTTGAGGAGCCTCTGCTGTGTTCTGCCCTGAGACTGCCTGGAGCTGACATGGCCCCTGTCCTGCACTCTCTGCACCATGGTTTTATGCATGCTTTCAGAAAGCCATTTCCATCCCAGTCATTTCCTTGCTTCTCAGGAAATAGGGTGTGCACTGAGCTGGGGGCCAAAGCCCTCCTGCTGCATAAGCTCTGTGCAGCTTTTCTTCTGAGTAGTTAATGGGTTAgaagggctgctgctgctccagagatTCTGTATTCCCAGCTggtgcttgctttttttcctgccaggaTTGCTTTATTGTATTTTTGCAATTATTAGTAACTCATCTCGTGTATGGAACTGGCAGTGAATCAGAAGTCAGAGCATCCAAAATATCTTACCCCATGAAAagagcagctcctcctctgctgtgtGTGCGCAGCTGACGCAAAGGGAGAGGATTGTGTGGAGGCCAGCAGGAGAGCTGTCAGGTTTGAGTCCCGTGAGCATCAGTTCTTTCTGTCAGTGCTTTCCCAAGAAGTGGTGAGCTGTGAACGTCACGTCTGCAGTGTCGTGGGCAGGTGCAGTGGCAGCTTGGGTGGGTAATGTGCTGGCCTTGCTCCAGCTGGCACAGGTAAAGCAGCAGTGACATAGCCTAGCAACTTAAGCACTGTCTTGACACTATTAAATACAGAGCTGAGATCTCTGGAGGGCTTGTACAACCTGAGGTGATGTTTGTGTCACTGTATCTTTGCTGCAGTTTGTTATTTGTGCTAGCTCACTGGCAGTTCTCACTGGATAGGTCTGTATTGTGCCTCAGTCCCTCATCTGGCGTTAGTGCAGACCTGCCTCCAGACAGATGCTTCTGAGGACCTGCAGGCCATGCAAATGTCAGCTGGTGCTGTATACAGTTCCTGCCTCCCATGCTGGCATTAGTCTTTGTGATTTACTGGTGTTATCCAGCATGCAGGAGAGGGAAATTACATCTCTTCTTAGTGGAATTTGCTTTGCCAACACTGAGGCTTGCGAGTTAGGGGCTGCAACTGAGCTgtcttcttcccttctctgtcACTTGGGCAATGCTGCTTCCATCCCTACTCTCCCACAGCTCTCTCCTGCCATGCTGTGGGCCTCAAATCACCCTGGTTCCTCCTTCAGGCACCAAGAGGTCTGGAACTGCAAGGGACACGCACCATGGTGGACAACCCTCCCGGACTGGACGAGGCTCCCAGAGAGTTCTGCAGCGTGGACACTTCTgactttccctttctctctctctctctccccgCAGATGCCAGCAGGGAGCATccacaggagcaggcaggggtgATTTGGAGGATGACGGGCGGCCTGTTCAGCATCACCCGGGGAGCCGTGGGGGCCACGTTGGGAGGAGTTGCCTGGGTGGGCAGCAAGAGCCTGGAGCTCACCAAAACAGCCGTGACCAGCGTCCCCGCTGCTGGCGTCGGACTGCTGAAGGGCAGCGTCACGGCGGTGACCGGGGGCGTGGGAGCCGTGGGCAGCGCGGTCGCCGGCAAAGTCCCTTTCACTGCAAAGAAGAAGGACAAAGCTGACTAATCCCCACCACAGCTCTCTTCCAAGAAAATCAACCTGCCCATTCTCTTCCCCCGACACA harbors:
- the LOC139796560 gene encoding transmembrane protein 263-like isoform X2, with the protein product MKGPTLETQMVEDETEIPSEELPPHLQEEPPEDASREHPQEQAGVIWRMTGGLFSITRGAVGATLGGVAWVGSKSLELTKTAVTSVPAAGVGLLKGSVTAVTGGVGAVGSAVAGKVPFTAKKKDKAD
- the LOC139796560 gene encoding transmembrane protein 263-like isoform X1; the encoded protein is MSMGGPTLETQMVEDETEIPSEELPPHLQEEPPEDASREHPQEQAGVIWRMTGGLFSITRGAVGATLGGVAWVGSKSLELTKTAVTSVPAAGVGLLKGSVTAVTGGVGAVGSAVAGKVPFTAKKKDKAD